One part of the Desulfobacterales bacterium genome encodes these proteins:
- a CDS encoding chemotaxis protein CheX, with protein sequence MDAKLINPFINATMNVLETMAFVKSKCGKPYLKKDDTAKGDVTGVIGLTGETNGTIAVTFDELSILKIVSNMFGEEITQLNHEVADAVGELTNMISGQARRELEELGKVFEAAIPSVITGKGHTIIHYTDGPKIAIPFTTDEGAFTIEVCLEK encoded by the coding sequence GTGGATGCAAAACTTATTAATCCATTTATAAATGCTACAATGAATGTTCTTGAAACAATGGCATTTGTAAAATCAAAATGTGGTAAGCCGTATTTAAAAAAGGATGACACGGCTAAAGGCGATGTTACAGGGGTCATTGGACTAACTGGAGAAACTAATGGCACTATTGCTGTAACATTTGATGAATTAAGTATTTTAAAAATTGTTTCCAACATGTTTGGAGAAGAAATTACACAACTTAATCATGAAGTAGCAGATGCTGTAGGCGAACTTACAAATATGATTTCCGGACAAGCAAGAAGAGAATTAGAAGAATTAGGAAAAGTATTTGAAGCAGCAATTCCATCTGTTATTACTGGAAAAGGTCATACTATAATCCATTATACAGATGGGCCAAAAATAGCTATTCCGTTTACTACAGACGAAGGAGCTTTTACTATTGAAGTCTGTCTTGAAAAATAA
- a CDS encoding chemotaxis response regulator CheY, giving the protein MDVSMNVLVVDDFATMRRIVKNILKQLGFSNIVEADDGTTALEALKVNKIDLIISDWNMPKMTGLDFLKAVRASEEYKHLPFLMVTAEAQKQNVIDAVQAGVSNYIVKPFTAETISEKLKKILG; this is encoded by the coding sequence ATGGATGTTTCCATGAATGTATTAGTCGTAGATGATTTTGCTACCATGCGACGTATCGTAAAAAATATTTTAAAACAGCTCGGCTTTTCTAATATAGTTGAAGCTGATGATGGCACAACAGCTCTCGAAGCTTTAAAAGTTAATAAGATTGATTTAATAATTTCTGACTGGAATATGCCTAAAATGACTGGACTGGATTTTCTTAAAGCTGTAAGAGCATCTGAGGAGTATAAACATCTGCCTTTTTTGATGGTAACTGCTGAAGCTCAAAAGCAAAATGTTATTGATGCTGTACAGGCTGGTGTTTCTAATTATATTGTAAAACCTTTTACAGCTGAGACCATATCCGAAAAATTAAAAAAAATATTAGGATAA